Proteins encoded within one genomic window of Solenopsis invicta isolate M01_SB chromosome 10, UNIL_Sinv_3.0, whole genome shotgun sequence:
- the LOC105204525 gene encoding receptor-type tyrosine-protein phosphatase alpha-like isoform X5 — MTQVMKYFENMEPGFTYHIRLNLNISGVQIHSDWKVVETKCNPAENFDVTLEESGMIIDLRFNPKQLHSCPARWYYLVIHNEDTNEEVVSTLVPSFPYKFQLLSSYTSLNVTISHEHLVLFSNSISINNVSSLYEAWLISITAITLFFVVIVIAFYLYRSFCRKRQQQNEEQMNNGTELMENSHHYESISSVRASNPEALVTPTTQDKEEEAEVVSLIKVEDFEKYVKQAIQSQLLDKQYKGYKEEIRYIATQEPESNTVTDFWHMIWQENVLIICMLTNVVENGKTNCKQYWPNIDKKMKYGNITVLNEKQNIFAYYSFRTFQVTYEEETRKIEHLQYTAWPDYDVPLNTHSVVTYFKKLLALSPRDGSVVVHCSGVEKTGIIILCDICLRRAKAEEVVDVLEVTESIRSERDNMINMQQYLFAHVVLVECLFSTLTTVPCNEMLITRIKELKEQSPALQQRLHDTAWQDIILRQGTYPLFLSEDKISTVYLKKYPASDKDSDYLYIVYVDGVKLQNQYLATQLPIQSTIKTFWRMIAEYKVELILMLQPPDWQDPACCEIAPTSDEFKLIPHLHITAKEVVKEKYYTSQKLLLVDNSEEPPRKQYVTIMCLTEWKPGKDQPLPPVGSMITFWQAAENITRVRGPTVTLCHDGITGCGLYLALSFLLERMVVEKECDVYLAVQSIKRSRIDFVSSLEHLEYLYDAVEAVF, encoded by the exons ATGACACAAGtgatgaaatattttgaaaacatggAACCTGGTTTTACTTATCATATTCGTCTAAACTTAAATATTTCAGGTGTACAAATACACAGCGATTGGAAAGTAGTTGAGACTAAATGCAATC CGGCTGAAAACTTCGACGTAACACTAGAAGAAAGCGGCATGATAATTGATTTACGTTTCAACCCAAAA CAATTACATTCATGCCCGGCAAGGTGGTATTATCTTGTAATTCACAATGAAGATACGAATGAAGAGGTCGTTTCTACATTAGTTCCATCTTTTCCATATAAGTTTCAACTTTTATCATCATACACTTCTCTTAACGTGACTATATCTCACGAACATCTCGTGTTATTTTCAAATTCGATCAGCATCAATAATGTTTCATCACTGTATGAAGCGTGGCTAATATCTATTACGGCCATTACTTTATTCTTCGTCGTGATAGTAATAGCATTTTACTTGTACCGAAG tttttgcagaaaaagaCAGCAACAAAATGAAGAACAAATGAACAATGGAACAGAATTAATGGAAAATTCGCATCATTATGAAAGTATATCTTCGGTGCGAGCAAGTAATCCAGAAGCGTTGGTAACTCCTACCACGCAAGACAAAGAAGAGGAGGCGGAAGTAGTATCATTGATAAAGGTGGAAGATTTTGAGAAATATGTCAAACAAGCGATACAGTCACAATTACTGGATAAGCAATACAAA GGTTATAAAGAAGAGATACGTTATATAGCGACACAAGAACCCGAATCAAATACTGTCACCGATTTCTGGCATATGATTTGGCAGGAAAACGTtcttattatatgtatgttaaCAAACGTAGTCGAAAATGGAAAG acaAACTGCAAACAATATTGGCCAAATATTGACAAGAAGATGAAATACGGTAACATTACTGTATTAAacgaaaaacaaaatattttcgctTATTACTCTTTTAGAACATTCCAAGTGACTTATGAAGAGGAAACTCGAAAG aTAGAGCATTTACAATACACGGCTTGGCCTGACTATGACGTGCCATTAAATACACATTCAGTTGTCACATATTTCAAGAAATTGTTAGCGTTATCACCAAGAGATGGATCCGTGGTAGTTCATTGTAGTGGCGTTGAAAAAACGGGGATTATTATTTTGTGCGACATTTGTCTCCGTCGAGCAAAGGCCGAAGAG GTAGTCGATGTTCTCGAAGTAACGGAATCCATTAGAAGCGAACGAGATAACATGATTAATATGCAGCAATATCTCTTTGCGCATGTGGTGTTAGTAGAATGTTTGTTTTCCACTTTAACTACAGTTCCTTGTAATGAGATGTTAATTACGCGAATCAAGGAATTGAAAGAACAATCGCCGGCTCTTCAGCAAAG ATTACACGACACTGCATGGCAAGATATAATACTGCGACAAGGTACGTATCCCTTATTCTTGTCGGAAG ATAAAATCAGTACAGTATATTTGAAGAAATACCCGGCATCGGACAAGGACAGCGATTATCTATACATTGTTTATGTAGACGGAGTAAAACTTCAGAATCAGTACCTAGCTACACAACTTCCCATACAATCGACGATTAAAACATTCTGGCGAATGATTGCCGAATACAAAGTTGAACTTATTCTCATGCTACAACCGCCAGATTGGCAGGATCCT GCTTGCTGTGAAATCGCTCCTACAAGTGATGAGTTTAAACTAATCCCACATTTGCATATTACAGCGAAAGAAGtcgtgaaagaaaaatattatacatcacaaaaattattgctcGTTGATAATTCCGAG GAACCTCCAAGAAAACAATATGTGACTATAATGTGTTTAACGGAATGGAAACCCGGAAAAGATCAACCACTGCCCCCAGTTGGGTCGATGATAACGTTTTGGCAAGCAGCTGAAAATATCACGAGAGTTAGAGGACCCACTGTTACTCTTTGCca TGACGGAATAACTGGATGTGGTCTCTATCTAGCATTGAGTTTCTTGTTGGAACGAATGGTTGTCGAAAAAGAATGCGATGTTTATTTAGCGGTGCAATCTATCAAACGTTCAAGAATAGATTTTGTTTCTTCTCTG gaACATCTGGAATATCTATATGATGCTGTGGAGGCTGTGTTTTAG
- the LOC105204525 gene encoding receptor-type tyrosine-protein phosphatase alpha-like isoform X2 — MTQVMKYFENMEPGFTYHIRLNLNISGVQIHSDWKVVETKCNPENFDVTLEESGMIIDLRFNPKQLHSCPARWYYLVIHNEDTNEEVVSTLVPSFPYKFQLLSSYTSLNVTISHEHLVLFSNSISINNVSSLYEAWLISITAITLFFVVIVIAFYLYRSFCRKRQQQNEEQMNNGTELMENSHHYESISSVRASNPEALVTPTTQDKEEEAEVVSLIKVEDFEKYVKQAIQSQLLDKQYKATKQVIKIYTDDTSSDYINATYITGYKEEIRYIATQEPESNTVTDFWHMIWQENVLIICMLTNVVENGKTNCKQYWPNIDKKMKYGNITVLNEKQNIFAYYSFRTFQVTYEEETRKIEHLQYTAWPDYDVPLNTHSVVTYFKKLLALSPRDGSVVVHCSGVEKTGIIILCDICLRRAKAEEVVDVLEVTESIRSERDNMINMQQYLFAHVVLVECLFSTLTTVPCNEMLITRIKELKEQSPALQQRLHDTAWQDIILRQGTYPLFLSEDKISTVYLKKYPASDKDSDYLYIVYVDGVKLQNQYLATQLPIQSTIKTFWRMIAEYKVELILMLQPPDWQDPACCEIAPTSDEFKLIPHLHITAKEVVKEKYYTSQKLLLVDNSEEPPRKQYVTIMCLTEWKPGKDQPLPPVGSMITFWQAAENITRVRGPTVTLCHDGITGCGLYLALSFLLERMVVEKECDVYLAVQSIKRSRIDFVSSLEHLEYLYDAVEAVF; from the exons ATGACACAAGtgatgaaatattttgaaaacatggAACCTGGTTTTACTTATCATATTCGTCTAAACTTAAATATTTCAGGTGTACAAATACACAGCGATTGGAAAGTAGTTGAGACTAAATGCAATC CTGAAAACTTCGACGTAACACTAGAAGAAAGCGGCATGATAATTGATTTACGTTTCAACCCAAAA CAATTACATTCATGCCCGGCAAGGTGGTATTATCTTGTAATTCACAATGAAGATACGAATGAAGAGGTCGTTTCTACATTAGTTCCATCTTTTCCATATAAGTTTCAACTTTTATCATCATACACTTCTCTTAACGTGACTATATCTCACGAACATCTCGTGTTATTTTCAAATTCGATCAGCATCAATAATGTTTCATCACTGTATGAAGCGTGGCTAATATCTATTACGGCCATTACTTTATTCTTCGTCGTGATAGTAATAGCATTTTACTTGTACCGAAG tttttgcagaaaaagaCAGCAACAAAATGAAGAACAAATGAACAATGGAACAGAATTAATGGAAAATTCGCATCATTATGAAAGTATATCTTCGGTGCGAGCAAGTAATCCAGAAGCGTTGGTAACTCCTACCACGCAAGACAAAGAAGAGGAGGCGGAAGTAGTATCATTGATAAAGGTGGAAGATTTTGAGAAATATGTCAAACAAGCGATACAGTCACAATTACTGGATAAGCAATACAAA gcGACAAAACAGGTGATAAAGATATATACGGATGACACTTCTTCCGATTACATTAACGCTACATACATCACC GGTTATAAAGAAGAGATACGTTATATAGCGACACAAGAACCCGAATCAAATACTGTCACCGATTTCTGGCATATGATTTGGCAGGAAAACGTtcttattatatgtatgttaaCAAACGTAGTCGAAAATGGAAAG acaAACTGCAAACAATATTGGCCAAATATTGACAAGAAGATGAAATACGGTAACATTACTGTATTAAacgaaaaacaaaatattttcgctTATTACTCTTTTAGAACATTCCAAGTGACTTATGAAGAGGAAACTCGAAAG aTAGAGCATTTACAATACACGGCTTGGCCTGACTATGACGTGCCATTAAATACACATTCAGTTGTCACATATTTCAAGAAATTGTTAGCGTTATCACCAAGAGATGGATCCGTGGTAGTTCATTGTAGTGGCGTTGAAAAAACGGGGATTATTATTTTGTGCGACATTTGTCTCCGTCGAGCAAAGGCCGAAGAG GTAGTCGATGTTCTCGAAGTAACGGAATCCATTAGAAGCGAACGAGATAACATGATTAATATGCAGCAATATCTCTTTGCGCATGTGGTGTTAGTAGAATGTTTGTTTTCCACTTTAACTACAGTTCCTTGTAATGAGATGTTAATTACGCGAATCAAGGAATTGAAAGAACAATCGCCGGCTCTTCAGCAAAG ATTACACGACACTGCATGGCAAGATATAATACTGCGACAAGGTACGTATCCCTTATTCTTGTCGGAAG ATAAAATCAGTACAGTATATTTGAAGAAATACCCGGCATCGGACAAGGACAGCGATTATCTATACATTGTTTATGTAGACGGAGTAAAACTTCAGAATCAGTACCTAGCTACACAACTTCCCATACAATCGACGATTAAAACATTCTGGCGAATGATTGCCGAATACAAAGTTGAACTTATTCTCATGCTACAACCGCCAGATTGGCAGGATCCT GCTTGCTGTGAAATCGCTCCTACAAGTGATGAGTTTAAACTAATCCCACATTTGCATATTACAGCGAAAGAAGtcgtgaaagaaaaatattatacatcacaaaaattattgctcGTTGATAATTCCGAG GAACCTCCAAGAAAACAATATGTGACTATAATGTGTTTAACGGAATGGAAACCCGGAAAAGATCAACCACTGCCCCCAGTTGGGTCGATGATAACGTTTTGGCAAGCAGCTGAAAATATCACGAGAGTTAGAGGACCCACTGTTACTCTTTGCca TGACGGAATAACTGGATGTGGTCTCTATCTAGCATTGAGTTTCTTGTTGGAACGAATGGTTGTCGAAAAAGAATGCGATGTTTATTTAGCGGTGCAATCTATCAAACGTTCAAGAATAGATTTTGTTTCTTCTCTG gaACATCTGGAATATCTATATGATGCTGTGGAGGCTGTGTTTTAG
- the LOC105204525 gene encoding receptor-type tyrosine-protein phosphatase alpha-like isoform X4: MTQVMKYFENMEPGFTYHIRLNLNISGVQIHSDWKVVETKCNPAENFDVTLEESGMIIDLRFNPKQLHSCPARWYYLVIHNEDTNEEVVSTLVPSFPYKFQLLSSYTSLNVTISHEHLVLFSNSISINNVSSLYEAWLISITAITLFFVVIVIAFYLYRSFCRKRQQQNEEQMNNGTELMENSHHYESISSVRASNPEALVTPTTQDKEEEAEVVSLIKVEDFEKYVKQAIQSQLLDKQYKATKQVIKIYTDDTSSDYINATYITGYKEEIRYIATQEPESNTVTDFWHMIWQENVLIICMLTNVVENGKTNCKQYWPNIDKKMKYGNITVLNEKQNIFAYYSFRTFQVTYEEETRKIEHLQYTAWPDYDVPLNTHSVVTYFKKLLALSPRDGSVVVHCSGVEKTGIIILCDICLRRAKAEEVVDVLEVTESIRSERDNMINMQQYLFAHVVLVECLFSTLTTVPCNEMLITRIKELKEQSPALQQRLHDTAWQDIILRQDKISTVYLKKYPASDKDSDYLYIVYVDGVKLQNQYLATQLPIQSTIKTFWRMIAEYKVELILMLQPPDWQDPACCEIAPTSDEFKLIPHLHITAKEVVKEKYYTSQKLLLVDNSEEPPRKQYVTIMCLTEWKPGKDQPLPPVGSMITFWQAAENITRVRGPTVTLCHDGITGCGLYLALSFLLERMVVEKECDVYLAVQSIKRSRIDFVSSLEHLEYLYDAVEAVF, translated from the exons ATGACACAAGtgatgaaatattttgaaaacatggAACCTGGTTTTACTTATCATATTCGTCTAAACTTAAATATTTCAGGTGTACAAATACACAGCGATTGGAAAGTAGTTGAGACTAAATGCAATC CGGCTGAAAACTTCGACGTAACACTAGAAGAAAGCGGCATGATAATTGATTTACGTTTCAACCCAAAA CAATTACATTCATGCCCGGCAAGGTGGTATTATCTTGTAATTCACAATGAAGATACGAATGAAGAGGTCGTTTCTACATTAGTTCCATCTTTTCCATATAAGTTTCAACTTTTATCATCATACACTTCTCTTAACGTGACTATATCTCACGAACATCTCGTGTTATTTTCAAATTCGATCAGCATCAATAATGTTTCATCACTGTATGAAGCGTGGCTAATATCTATTACGGCCATTACTTTATTCTTCGTCGTGATAGTAATAGCATTTTACTTGTACCGAAG tttttgcagaaaaagaCAGCAACAAAATGAAGAACAAATGAACAATGGAACAGAATTAATGGAAAATTCGCATCATTATGAAAGTATATCTTCGGTGCGAGCAAGTAATCCAGAAGCGTTGGTAACTCCTACCACGCAAGACAAAGAAGAGGAGGCGGAAGTAGTATCATTGATAAAGGTGGAAGATTTTGAGAAATATGTCAAACAAGCGATACAGTCACAATTACTGGATAAGCAATACAAA gcGACAAAACAGGTGATAAAGATATATACGGATGACACTTCTTCCGATTACATTAACGCTACATACATCACC GGTTATAAAGAAGAGATACGTTATATAGCGACACAAGAACCCGAATCAAATACTGTCACCGATTTCTGGCATATGATTTGGCAGGAAAACGTtcttattatatgtatgttaaCAAACGTAGTCGAAAATGGAAAG acaAACTGCAAACAATATTGGCCAAATATTGACAAGAAGATGAAATACGGTAACATTACTGTATTAAacgaaaaacaaaatattttcgctTATTACTCTTTTAGAACATTCCAAGTGACTTATGAAGAGGAAACTCGAAAG aTAGAGCATTTACAATACACGGCTTGGCCTGACTATGACGTGCCATTAAATACACATTCAGTTGTCACATATTTCAAGAAATTGTTAGCGTTATCACCAAGAGATGGATCCGTGGTAGTTCATTGTAGTGGCGTTGAAAAAACGGGGATTATTATTTTGTGCGACATTTGTCTCCGTCGAGCAAAGGCCGAAGAG GTAGTCGATGTTCTCGAAGTAACGGAATCCATTAGAAGCGAACGAGATAACATGATTAATATGCAGCAATATCTCTTTGCGCATGTGGTGTTAGTAGAATGTTTGTTTTCCACTTTAACTACAGTTCCTTGTAATGAGATGTTAATTACGCGAATCAAGGAATTGAAAGAACAATCGCCGGCTCTTCAGCAAAG ATTACACGACACTGCATGGCAAGATATAATACTGCGACAAG ATAAAATCAGTACAGTATATTTGAAGAAATACCCGGCATCGGACAAGGACAGCGATTATCTATACATTGTTTATGTAGACGGAGTAAAACTTCAGAATCAGTACCTAGCTACACAACTTCCCATACAATCGACGATTAAAACATTCTGGCGAATGATTGCCGAATACAAAGTTGAACTTATTCTCATGCTACAACCGCCAGATTGGCAGGATCCT GCTTGCTGTGAAATCGCTCCTACAAGTGATGAGTTTAAACTAATCCCACATTTGCATATTACAGCGAAAGAAGtcgtgaaagaaaaatattatacatcacaaaaattattgctcGTTGATAATTCCGAG GAACCTCCAAGAAAACAATATGTGACTATAATGTGTTTAACGGAATGGAAACCCGGAAAAGATCAACCACTGCCCCCAGTTGGGTCGATGATAACGTTTTGGCAAGCAGCTGAAAATATCACGAGAGTTAGAGGACCCACTGTTACTCTTTGCca TGACGGAATAACTGGATGTGGTCTCTATCTAGCATTGAGTTTCTTGTTGGAACGAATGGTTGTCGAAAAAGAATGCGATGTTTATTTAGCGGTGCAATCTATCAAACGTTCAAGAATAGATTTTGTTTCTTCTCTG gaACATCTGGAATATCTATATGATGCTGTGGAGGCTGTGTTTTAG
- the LOC105204525 gene encoding receptor-type tyrosine-protein phosphatase alpha-like isoform X6: MQSFCRKRQQQNEEQMNNGTELMENSHHYESISSVRASNPEALVTPTTQDKEEEAEVVSLIKVEDFEKYVKQAIQSQLLDKQYKATKQVIKIYTDDTSSDYINATYITGYKEEIRYIATQEPESNTVTDFWHMIWQENVLIICMLTNVVENGKTNCKQYWPNIDKKMKYGNITVLNEKQNIFAYYSFRTFQVTYEEETRKIEHLQYTAWPDYDVPLNTHSVVTYFKKLLALSPRDGSVVVHCSGVEKTGIIILCDICLRRAKAEEVVDVLEVTESIRSERDNMINMQQYLFAHVVLVECLFSTLTTVPCNEMLITRIKELKEQSPALQQRLHDTAWQDIILRQGTYPLFLSEDKISTVYLKKYPASDKDSDYLYIVYVDGVKLQNQYLATQLPIQSTIKTFWRMIAEYKVELILMLQPPDWQDPACCEIAPTSDEFKLIPHLHITAKEVVKEKYYTSQKLLLVDNSEEPPRKQYVTIMCLTEWKPGKDQPLPPVGSMITFWQAAENITRVRGPTVTLCHDGITGCGLYLALSFLLERMVVEKECDVYLAVQSIKRSRIDFVSSLEHLEYLYDAVEAVF; the protein is encoded by the exons ATGCAATC tttttgcagaaaaagaCAGCAACAAAATGAAGAACAAATGAACAATGGAACAGAATTAATGGAAAATTCGCATCATTATGAAAGTATATCTTCGGTGCGAGCAAGTAATCCAGAAGCGTTGGTAACTCCTACCACGCAAGACAAAGAAGAGGAGGCGGAAGTAGTATCATTGATAAAGGTGGAAGATTTTGAGAAATATGTCAAACAAGCGATACAGTCACAATTACTGGATAAGCAATACAAA gcGACAAAACAGGTGATAAAGATATATACGGATGACACTTCTTCCGATTACATTAACGCTACATACATCACC GGTTATAAAGAAGAGATACGTTATATAGCGACACAAGAACCCGAATCAAATACTGTCACCGATTTCTGGCATATGATTTGGCAGGAAAACGTtcttattatatgtatgttaaCAAACGTAGTCGAAAATGGAAAG acaAACTGCAAACAATATTGGCCAAATATTGACAAGAAGATGAAATACGGTAACATTACTGTATTAAacgaaaaacaaaatattttcgctTATTACTCTTTTAGAACATTCCAAGTGACTTATGAAGAGGAAACTCGAAAG aTAGAGCATTTACAATACACGGCTTGGCCTGACTATGACGTGCCATTAAATACACATTCAGTTGTCACATATTTCAAGAAATTGTTAGCGTTATCACCAAGAGATGGATCCGTGGTAGTTCATTGTAGTGGCGTTGAAAAAACGGGGATTATTATTTTGTGCGACATTTGTCTCCGTCGAGCAAAGGCCGAAGAG GTAGTCGATGTTCTCGAAGTAACGGAATCCATTAGAAGCGAACGAGATAACATGATTAATATGCAGCAATATCTCTTTGCGCATGTGGTGTTAGTAGAATGTTTGTTTTCCACTTTAACTACAGTTCCTTGTAATGAGATGTTAATTACGCGAATCAAGGAATTGAAAGAACAATCGCCGGCTCTTCAGCAAAG ATTACACGACACTGCATGGCAAGATATAATACTGCGACAAGGTACGTATCCCTTATTCTTGTCGGAAG ATAAAATCAGTACAGTATATTTGAAGAAATACCCGGCATCGGACAAGGACAGCGATTATCTATACATTGTTTATGTAGACGGAGTAAAACTTCAGAATCAGTACCTAGCTACACAACTTCCCATACAATCGACGATTAAAACATTCTGGCGAATGATTGCCGAATACAAAGTTGAACTTATTCTCATGCTACAACCGCCAGATTGGCAGGATCCT GCTTGCTGTGAAATCGCTCCTACAAGTGATGAGTTTAAACTAATCCCACATTTGCATATTACAGCGAAAGAAGtcgtgaaagaaaaatattatacatcacaaaaattattgctcGTTGATAATTCCGAG GAACCTCCAAGAAAACAATATGTGACTATAATGTGTTTAACGGAATGGAAACCCGGAAAAGATCAACCACTGCCCCCAGTTGGGTCGATGATAACGTTTTGGCAAGCAGCTGAAAATATCACGAGAGTTAGAGGACCCACTGTTACTCTTTGCca TGACGGAATAACTGGATGTGGTCTCTATCTAGCATTGAGTTTCTTGTTGGAACGAATGGTTGTCGAAAAAGAATGCGATGTTTATTTAGCGGTGCAATCTATCAAACGTTCAAGAATAGATTTTGTTTCTTCTCTG gaACATCTGGAATATCTATATGATGCTGTGGAGGCTGTGTTTTAG
- the LOC105204525 gene encoding receptor-type tyrosine-protein phosphatase alpha-like isoform X3: MTQVMKYFENMEPGFTYHIRLNLNISGVQIHSDWKVVETKCNPAENFDVTLEESGMIIDLRFNPKQLHSCPARWYYLVIHNEDTNEEVVSTLVPSFPYKFQLLSSYTSLNVTISHEHLVLFSNSISINNVSSLYEAWLISITAITLFFVVIVIAFYLYRRKRQQQNEEQMNNGTELMENSHHYESISSVRASNPEALVTPTTQDKEEEAEVVSLIKVEDFEKYVKQAIQSQLLDKQYKATKQVIKIYTDDTSSDYINATYITGYKEEIRYIATQEPESNTVTDFWHMIWQENVLIICMLTNVVENGKTNCKQYWPNIDKKMKYGNITVLNEKQNIFAYYSFRTFQVTYEEETRKIEHLQYTAWPDYDVPLNTHSVVTYFKKLLALSPRDGSVVVHCSGVEKTGIIILCDICLRRAKAEEVVDVLEVTESIRSERDNMINMQQYLFAHVVLVECLFSTLTTVPCNEMLITRIKELKEQSPALQQRLHDTAWQDIILRQGTYPLFLSEDKISTVYLKKYPASDKDSDYLYIVYVDGVKLQNQYLATQLPIQSTIKTFWRMIAEYKVELILMLQPPDWQDPACCEIAPTSDEFKLIPHLHITAKEVVKEKYYTSQKLLLVDNSEEPPRKQYVTIMCLTEWKPGKDQPLPPVGSMITFWQAAENITRVRGPTVTLCHDGITGCGLYLALSFLLERMVVEKECDVYLAVQSIKRSRIDFVSSLEHLEYLYDAVEAVF; the protein is encoded by the exons ATGACACAAGtgatgaaatattttgaaaacatggAACCTGGTTTTACTTATCATATTCGTCTAAACTTAAATATTTCAGGTGTACAAATACACAGCGATTGGAAAGTAGTTGAGACTAAATGCAATC CGGCTGAAAACTTCGACGTAACACTAGAAGAAAGCGGCATGATAATTGATTTACGTTTCAACCCAAAA CAATTACATTCATGCCCGGCAAGGTGGTATTATCTTGTAATTCACAATGAAGATACGAATGAAGAGGTCGTTTCTACATTAGTTCCATCTTTTCCATATAAGTTTCAACTTTTATCATCATACACTTCTCTTAACGTGACTATATCTCACGAACATCTCGTGTTATTTTCAAATTCGATCAGCATCAATAATGTTTCATCACTGTATGAAGCGTGGCTAATATCTATTACGGCCATTACTTTATTCTTCGTCGTGATAGTAATAGCATTTTACTTGTACCGAAG aaaaagaCAGCAACAAAATGAAGAACAAATGAACAATGGAACAGAATTAATGGAAAATTCGCATCATTATGAAAGTATATCTTCGGTGCGAGCAAGTAATCCAGAAGCGTTGGTAACTCCTACCACGCAAGACAAAGAAGAGGAGGCGGAAGTAGTATCATTGATAAAGGTGGAAGATTTTGAGAAATATGTCAAACAAGCGATACAGTCACAATTACTGGATAAGCAATACAAA gcGACAAAACAGGTGATAAAGATATATACGGATGACACTTCTTCCGATTACATTAACGCTACATACATCACC GGTTATAAAGAAGAGATACGTTATATAGCGACACAAGAACCCGAATCAAATACTGTCACCGATTTCTGGCATATGATTTGGCAGGAAAACGTtcttattatatgtatgttaaCAAACGTAGTCGAAAATGGAAAG acaAACTGCAAACAATATTGGCCAAATATTGACAAGAAGATGAAATACGGTAACATTACTGTATTAAacgaaaaacaaaatattttcgctTATTACTCTTTTAGAACATTCCAAGTGACTTATGAAGAGGAAACTCGAAAG aTAGAGCATTTACAATACACGGCTTGGCCTGACTATGACGTGCCATTAAATACACATTCAGTTGTCACATATTTCAAGAAATTGTTAGCGTTATCACCAAGAGATGGATCCGTGGTAGTTCATTGTAGTGGCGTTGAAAAAACGGGGATTATTATTTTGTGCGACATTTGTCTCCGTCGAGCAAAGGCCGAAGAG GTAGTCGATGTTCTCGAAGTAACGGAATCCATTAGAAGCGAACGAGATAACATGATTAATATGCAGCAATATCTCTTTGCGCATGTGGTGTTAGTAGAATGTTTGTTTTCCACTTTAACTACAGTTCCTTGTAATGAGATGTTAATTACGCGAATCAAGGAATTGAAAGAACAATCGCCGGCTCTTCAGCAAAG ATTACACGACACTGCATGGCAAGATATAATACTGCGACAAGGTACGTATCCCTTATTCTTGTCGGAAG ATAAAATCAGTACAGTATATTTGAAGAAATACCCGGCATCGGACAAGGACAGCGATTATCTATACATTGTTTATGTAGACGGAGTAAAACTTCAGAATCAGTACCTAGCTACACAACTTCCCATACAATCGACGATTAAAACATTCTGGCGAATGATTGCCGAATACAAAGTTGAACTTATTCTCATGCTACAACCGCCAGATTGGCAGGATCCT GCTTGCTGTGAAATCGCTCCTACAAGTGATGAGTTTAAACTAATCCCACATTTGCATATTACAGCGAAAGAAGtcgtgaaagaaaaatattatacatcacaaaaattattgctcGTTGATAATTCCGAG GAACCTCCAAGAAAACAATATGTGACTATAATGTGTTTAACGGAATGGAAACCCGGAAAAGATCAACCACTGCCCCCAGTTGGGTCGATGATAACGTTTTGGCAAGCAGCTGAAAATATCACGAGAGTTAGAGGACCCACTGTTACTCTTTGCca TGACGGAATAACTGGATGTGGTCTCTATCTAGCATTGAGTTTCTTGTTGGAACGAATGGTTGTCGAAAAAGAATGCGATGTTTATTTAGCGGTGCAATCTATCAAACGTTCAAGAATAGATTTTGTTTCTTCTCTG gaACATCTGGAATATCTATATGATGCTGTGGAGGCTGTGTTTTAG